The DNA window AGTTCTTTCGCGCCCTGGCCGCTGGAGAGATCGTGCCAGACGTCATAGCCGAAAGCGATAACCGCGCCGAGGCGCGCATCGGGAAACTGCTGTTGCAGCTCGCTCAACGTCTGACAAAACTGTTTGCAGCCCTGGCGCAAATCGGCGAATTCGCCCTGTACGCTGGCTTCCATAAAAATGGCGAAACGGCAGTGCTCCAGCAGAATGCCGCTCTGAACCTGTGTCATGTTGTTATCCTCAATACCAGAATCCGGCAACAGGTATGGCGGTTGACGCGCGGGTTCCCTGTTACAAACGCGCGCTATGATACCGCAAGCACGGGCGATTGCCTTGCAGCAGCGCAAAGAAAATAGGGGTAATGGCTTGAAAAGGCAGGCGCCGCGCACCGGCGCCCGTTGACAGCGTTACTGCTGCGGTTTGGCGTGCCAAACGATCTTGCTGACCGTCCAGCTTTTCAGGGTGTCGTCCGGCGGGATGATATCCTGCGCCCCGGCCCACTTGCCGCTGAAGATGTAGGTGACGTACTTGCTCTGCTCCGCCACGCACTCCACCTTGCCGGCGTCTTCGCCGCTGCCCGGTTTACAGGAACCGAACGCCTTGCTGTACATGTCGCCGAACGGCGTGCCGAGCTTGTTGCCCCACTCCGTCGCCACTTTAGGATCCATCACGTCCACCCGCTGCAGGCGCCCTTTCGGTTCGCCGGTGATCACCAGCTTCACTTCGTCGCCGGACAGCGCCTGATAGTAAGAGACGATCTGGCCGTTGTTGGTCGCCATGCCGCCGCGCAGGCGGTAGTTGCCGTCCAGCCCGTCGTTGATGGCGCTTTCCGACATCGGCGTGCCGGCGTTGAGCTTGCCGACGCCCTTGGCGCCGACCTCCAGGCTGCTGCCGAACCAGTTGAACGGCGACAGGCTGGACCAGGAGAAATTGGACATGCTCGAACAGCCGGTCAGTAACAGCGGAAGCCCTAACAGCAGGGGGCGAATATTCATCTCTAGCTCCTTAAACATCAATGGCACGGGGCGGTAATCCGCCCCTGCCGCACTCGGCGTTTTGCTGCGTGCCAGCCTCTCACAACGGCCCGCACTACGCCAACGGTTGCCTGCTTGGAGTGCGGAAAATGCGAAAAGTGCCGCACTTCTCGGCAATTAGTCAGCCTGCTCCGCCGGCGCGAAACAGGCTTTCAGGCGCGCATTCAGCAGCAGATAGCTCAGCGCCAGCGCGTCGAACAGCGCCAACGCCAACTCCAGCCCCGGCGCATCGCCGTCCTGGCGCCACAGGCTGAACAGCGAGCCGCCGAGCGACGCCAGCAGAGAGGCTGCCAACACCCAGCGCCAGCCGCGCCACAGCCGCGGCCATTGGTGGCGACGGCCGCTCAGCAAAAACGCCAGCGCCGCCGGCAGACCGAGCAGCATGCCGTACCAAAAGCGTTGGGTATCCGGATAAAACAGCGCCAGCAAGCTTTCGCCCTGCTCGCGCGAAGCGCCGGCCATCACGAACAGCAGCCAGGTGCGCGCCTGCAGAATCAGCACGGCCCAAAACCCCAGCGGCAGCCGCAGCGTGCCGTGCTGATCGAAATCGTCCGGGGAAAAGCGGGGTGAGAATGGCTTCAACGGTCGTTCCTTGCCAACAGAATAAAAAGACTATGGCTACAGATGGGCGCCGGCGATGGGAATTTCAATGCGTCGGCTTAAGAAGCTCTTAAGATCGGCGTGTTTTAATCCTTATCACCAAGCAAGCACCCGATATCAGCGGGATGTGATTTTCGATAACGATAAGGAAGCGCAACATGAAAAAACTGACTCTGGCCGCTCTGATCGCGCTGTGCAGCGCACCGGTACTGGCGCAACAAGGCGGGTTCCTCGATCCGGCCGCGCCGCAGGCGCAAACACAGCCTGCTCCGCAGGGCGGTTTCTCCGGCCCCAGCGCGGCGCTGACCACCGTGGACAAGGTGAAATCGCTGAGCGACGACACCTGGGTGATGCTGCAGGGCAACATCGAACAGCGCATCGGCGACGAAACCTATACCTTCCGCGACGCCACCGGCACTCTGACGGTCGATATCGACCGCAAACGCTGGAACGGCCAGACCGTTACGCCGAAAGACAAGGTGCAGTTGGAAGGTAAAGTGGATAAAGACTGGAACAGCCTCGAAGTGGACGTGAAAACCGTCAAAAAGCTGCCGTAATGCGCTGCGGCGGGCGGTGCAACGCCGCCGCCCGCTGCCTGCTCAATATTCCTGATCTTCGATCAGCCGCTTGCCCAGGCTGGTGATGCCCTGGATCTCGTAGCCGAGCTTCTCGTACATCTCGACCACCGTGTCGTTGTCTTCGCGCACCATAATCTGGATCTTCGGGCAGCCACGGGCGATCAACTTCTTCTCCAGACGGTTGATCAACGCATTGGCGATGCCGCGCCCGCGATAGTCGGGATGCACCCCGAGGTAATAAGCCGATCCGCGGTGGCCGTCATAGCCGCCCATCACCGAACCGACCACTTCACCGCCAACCTCCGCCACCAGGAACAGCTCCGGGTCGTGGTTCAGCTTGCGCTCGATGTCCATTTCCGGATCGTTCCAGGGGCGCAGCAGATCGCAGCGCTCCCACAGGGTAATGACTTCTTCAAAGTCGTCTTGTCGAAATACGCGAATTTCCATCGATGTTGGCCGCTGTTAATTAAGGTGTTTATCTGATTATCGCGTGATTATTCACTTACGCAATATCAAACTGCGATTTACCGCGCTATTTGCCCAGAAATCGCCGGTAACAGGCGTAATAAATGGAAATAGTTATCGGGTCGATTAATGATTATCAATACGATATAACGTCGCAAAATAGAAACGTCGATGGAGCGTTGCGTAATGAAAAAGCAGGGTAAACCATTCCTCAATTTTAAACCGCTTGCCGTTTCCCCGACGCGACGCCAACTTTTGCTTTCCGGCCTGGCGGTGGCGCTGCTCGGCGTAAAAAGCCAAAGCGCCAAGGCGGAAGGCCTGCTGCGCAATCAGCACAGCAAACCGGCGGCAAAACCGATCGGCGGCAAAAAGCTGGTGATGATCGA is part of the Serratia surfactantfaciens genome and encodes:
- a CDS encoding RpoE-regulated lipoprotein translates to MNIRPLLLGLPLLLTGCSSMSNFSWSSLSPFNWFGSSLEVGAKGVGKLNAGTPMSESAINDGLDGNYRLRGGMATNNGQIVSYYQALSGDEVKLVITGEPKGRLQRVDVMDPKVATEWGNKLGTPFGDMYSKAFGSCKPGSGEDAGKVECVAEQSKYVTYIFSGKWAGAQDIIPPDDTLKSWTVSKIVWHAKPQQ
- a CDS encoding DUF2919 domain-containing protein, which codes for MKPFSPRFSPDDFDQHGTLRLPLGFWAVLILQARTWLLFVMAGASREQGESLLALFYPDTQRFWYGMLLGLPAALAFLLSGRRHQWPRLWRGWRWVLAASLLASLGGSLFSLWRQDGDAPGLELALALFDALALSYLLLNARLKACFAPAEQAD
- a CDS encoding YgiW/YdeI family stress tolerance OB fold protein, whose protein sequence is MKKLTLAALIALCSAPVLAQQGGFLDPAAPQAQTQPAPQGGFSGPSAALTTVDKVKSLSDDTWVMLQGNIEQRIGDETYTFRDATGTLTVDIDRKRWNGQTVTPKDKVQLEGKVDKDWNSLEVDVKTVKKLP
- a CDS encoding GNAT family acetyltransferase — translated: MEIRVFRQDDFEEVITLWERCDLLRPWNDPEMDIERKLNHDPELFLVAEVGGEVVGSVMGGYDGHRGSAYYLGVHPDYRGRGIANALINRLEKKLIARGCPKIQIMVREDNDTVVEMYEKLGYEIQGITSLGKRLIEDQEY